A region of the Piscirickettsia litoralis genome:
GAATTTCAAAATAACGGCCCTCAAAATAAACCCGCATCGCCGGCGTAATGCCGGGGGTGTAGCGCAGTGTCACGGTGTGCGTAATTTCACTATAAAATTGATGAGCGCTAAATAACTCTCGACCTGCATCCGGACTCA
Encoded here:
- a CDS encoding phage head closure protein, with product SPDAGRELFSAHQFYSEITHTVTLRYTPGITPAMRVYFEGRYFEILSVINRDERNRELILACREWINA